CACTGTTTGAGATGGGCAGGAAAGCCTCGGACTCTCTCCCCCCTGAAGTGTGCCAGCTATGGCTGGATCAACGTGGGATGTGACATGTTGAAATGTTCAAGTTGCCAGGCTTTCCTCTGTGCATCACTACAACCAACCCTGGACTACCAGAAATGTGAGCAGAGCAACCGGTTTGACACGTCTGCTGAACTTTCAACCATTATTGCAAAAGcctttgttttttaaaattaaaacACAGAATGTTGTCATTAATTTGTAGCTAAATACTTTTAGCGGTTGGATCAATGTTTGCCCCTACTTCTTTCCTCTCCATAGATGATTCCCGGATAGCAGagataactagacaactacagaCACAGCATGAGAAGTTTTGTCCATGGCCAGACTTTCCATGCCCAGGTAATGCACAACTTTAATTAATTAATCCTCTTGTTGATTGGAGGTGGGTACATTTGTCTGTGTTCATTAGGCAACAAAAGGAAGAAATTGTATGGAtgtactgaaacagggagggactacctggacttgtccaataagaaacagtCATTTTTTATTTATGTTGTGTGCCTTACTGAACATGACCGTGATGTTGTATTGCCGTTTTAGACCGGTTCTGGCTTGTCCCGGCGAACGAGCCATCAGTGCTGCTCAGTGCTTTCCTGGAGCGCTTTCACACCACCTGTCTCCTGGAGCAGCAGCTACCTGCCATGAAGCCAGAACAGCTTAAAACCATGGTGAGGGAGGGGAGCCATGTTCCTACACAACAATGAATCACCTATAGAAAGACAGGCTCTGTCCAGATACTAACCCCCTCTGCTAGCCCCTTCTGCTAGCCCCTTCCCCTTGTGGAGGTCTATCTATGAACCCTTGGTTTGGGAATGCAGTTTAGCTGTTTCCCACATGGCTTCTTGCACTACGATCCATTATCCTTTGCAAAAAGAGAATCCCTCCCATCTCACCACTTTGTTTCCCTGCAGTCTTTGACGGAGGATGTGATCAGCATTCTACTGCAGTTGATTGAGGAGGAACAGAAGAAGCAGGGCAGGTCCCCTCTGAAGTCCACCTCTGAGGCCCTGGCTGTCCAGGTAGCTGCCTGCATCGTGGCCCTCTGTGGCTGGACTGGAAGGTTAGATATGAGAACAAGTCTGCCATTCTCCTTTTTATTGACCAAAAAATGTGGAGGCGAAACATTGTAACATTAGAAAAATACCAGGTCACTCTTACCAGATTGTGGCACTTAAAAGCCTTTATTGAATTAGCATCTCCATGTAGGAAAGTTAAAAACATTTGATTGTCTTAACTTTAAATTTGGGAAAGCAAAAAGCAGCTTAGCATATTAACTCAACTCTTTTTCCCCCTCTGTATTCATGTTCTATTAATAGGTTtgtttccaccttctcctcttgCTGTTTTTGCAGCTCCGCTCTGCACGCCATGAGCCTACCCCTCCTCACCTGCTCCTTCTGCATGCGCAAAGTGGGTCTGTGGAACTTCCACCAGATGGAGGGAACAGgaaaagaggtagagggagacgCCCCAAAGTCCCCCACCACCCCGACGTCATCTACACCCCTGCCTGCACCCGAGGCCCAGGGGGACAGGAAGACTCCCACCTCGCCCTCGCCTTCTCCTACTCCCTACCGAAGGGGGCTGCGGAGCCAGGACAAGACCAGAGGCTCAGAGCAGGTAGGTCTCAGGCAAGGCAGGCCACTTTAACTGGGTGAATAGGTTACGGTGGAACTTGGATGAGTTGGAAGTTCTAGCAAACCCGTTTCTCCAGTTTCTCATTTTTTTGTAGCTTTCAGAATGTTGTAACATGGACTCTCACACCTCTAGTCATGGAtctgtttgttaaagttgttctCTGTTGATTGTGTCTTGGCAGCCTGTGGGCAGTCTGTCCCCCATGGTGGTCCGCACCCGCAGCAGGGACTCTCCCAGCCCCAGCGAGGAGCAGCCCAGCCCTCTGCCCAGGGGGAAGAGGCCCATGACCGGGGGCCGAGGCCAGGGGGAGGGGACAGGGAGCGAGGGGACTGCTTCAGGGGGCTCCAGCCCCCAACGCAACCCCAAACGCATGTGCCTCTCCTCAGCCAGTAGCCCTGTAAGTCTTTACTCTCTGTGATCACACCAGGTGTGTCTGGATTGTCCAGacctgggatgtgtgtgtgtgtgtactctgtagCAGATATAATACAGACAAATCTATCATCTATTTTAACACCACCCTTACCTATAAATGTCTTCCTTGTTCTAACTGATCTTGTTCACTGGGTGCATGGGGGAGGGGGATGCACTTCAAGGTGAAGTTAAGCTACTAAACTGACCCATGAGCAGCATCTAACTTCACCCTACTCCGGTGCATGCCACAACATATGCTACAGTCGCCTATTGACTTTCTCCATTCTCTTGTTTTCAGGAGGGCCCCCTGCATAGGAGTGTGTTTGACCCACTAGCCCAGCACAGAGACTGGTGCCCCTGGGTGAATGTAGGCAAGGAGAACACCCAGCCCACTGGTGGTGTACCCCTGCTGGGTCAAGAGGGAGAGCACCAGCAGGGCTGGAAGGCCGcactcactctcctcctccccatGAAGAAGTGCTTCAGCCCAAACAAGGCAGCCAGTCCCCTACAGGTGAGAATCAAAACCTGGATGTGGTAAAATGGTGGTCCTGTGTCTCACTTGGTTGAGCATGACTCTAACAATTCCCgcattgtgggtttgattcctgctggGACCACCCATACGAAAATGTATGCTCTCAAtgatgtaagtcactctggataaaagcgtctgcaaAAACGGCATACTATTATGACAATATGAAGGGTTGACATAGCTATGTTCTACAATGGAGCAATGTCTATTGCATTGTTACAGTTTCAGCATTTGGTCATACCTCTGCTATATGAGCAAGCTTCCATTTCTAACACTTCTGTTCCCTCTTTCCTCCAGGGTCCACATGACAAGTCTAAAAGAGTGTTTGCTATATTCCGTCAGTGGCAGGTATCTTCCCCATCTCAGTAaggtctttctctctccaccccagaGACAGGGTCGTCGTGACATTCTCCATTGATATTCTTCCCTGTGGTATGCTGTACTGTACTAGTTGCACTGACAGTGGTTTCATATCCGTGTATTTCTCCCATCCGTTAAGTCTGGTTTACAATCATGGGGGGGGTTGGTATGAATTGAAGTACAGATGAGGATGGTTTTGCCAATGAACTTTGGATTGTTGCCCGGCTGCATGGTTCGAAAGCGATGAGTTCTTCACGGACATTGCCCACCAAGGAAATTCTGTTCTGAATGCAGTTTTTTAAAAGTGGGTTGACTTTACACTAAACTTAGAACCACAGAATGCAACGGCACACGGACACTGCCTGGTCTCAGTCCAGCGCCTTGCCTCGTTTGTTTTACCTCCTATGAAGACCGCATGTGCTCTTGTCCTGTGTCTATGGAATATATGAGGGACAAGGACTCTGAAATCTATCCCGTGAGAGAAAGAGCCATCTGGCTTACACTGGAAAAAAAGTCATATGTATTATCTTCAAAGGGTATACTCCATCATGTAGAAGTGTaaacatttatttacatttttacccTAAAAGCTGAGGAAGTCATTTTTTTTTAGTGCTGTTTTTTCCAGGGAGTATAAAGACGTAGATATAGGATTTCTAAACTTTACGCATACTAAATTTTGTTGTAAAGCAATTTTGTTACACAAATATTTTTAGaaactttgaaaaggctttttgGTTTTGTTTGTTTGCAAGTCTAAAGTGCTAAAGGGAGGGAGCGGGGgaaatctatttttttttgtaGATGTTAAACCAGGTAGAACAAATCATTTGCCATAGAAGTCAGAGGATGTTTGAGGATAACATTGATTTAGTCTTTCATTCCATTTGCCTTTGTGGTTTTCTTAGCCAATGCAGTCCCTTCTACTGTGCATGTGCTTTTACTCTCCTAAGAGGATTTAATAAAATGTTCCTCTTTCTGCATGTTTATTTTTACTCTGCATTTTATTTTCATGTGTTTCCACGGCATATCCAATTTGTTTTGGAAGGATAAACTAATGACAAATTCAAATGCAGCTTCAAAAGAGAACATGTCGCTGGCACTGTTCCAGTAAATGTGGTCTTAATAAGTAGTTTGGAGAACAAAGCTAAGCTCTGAGCCTGTATCCACATAGCATCtgagtgctgatctaagatctGCCCGTATAAACTTGTCAATTATGATCTAAAATGCacaactgatcctagaccagcactcctactctgatatgctttgtggatacaggccctggttttgaGTGGCCCTTAGTCTTCTCACAGCAGCGTCTATGACCTACACAATAGCCCTAACTCTTCCCGGGCTGTCCTGTGGTTCCACACTGAAGTACTCAAGGTCAGCCCATTATACATTACAGTGGCAGTGAAGAGTTGCATTTCAGGGTCCTCCCTGGTGGCCATTTTGTCTGCTCTCATTTAAAACCAGACAACATGTGCAGTGTTTTCCTTCACATCTCAGAATCAGCCGAGCTTAGTACTAGTAATGCTACTCAGGTTGAGGCATAATATGTAGCCTATTAGTCTGACTTACACAACCAATGGTAATATATTAGAAAAAGGGAAAGCAGTTAGTAGAGAAGAAAAACATAGCTGCTGCTCTCATAACAGCCAACTGAGCTTGTCCTTGATACATCATTGCATTTATAGCCTTGGTCTTGCTCAGAAATAACTCCCTTGGTTAGGTCCCATCTGTATCCTATGTTGTTGCACAAGTTTCGAGTTATACCGTAATGTTTCTGTTTCTAAGAGGCAATTCAACTGTGAGAAAGCTGGTAGAAATCCTTAACATGTGTTATCTTAAAGGATCCTGGAAAGGTACTAAGTGTGCAGCTAAAACAAACCTGGCAGCGATGCCGTTTTGTGGCCTGGCTTCCCCTGCTAGTGTTGCTATGGGGGAGATaggccatagaaatagaatgatccTATCAAGGAacgttgacttgaatggggacgtCCATTCTGGTCATTTTATTTAGAAGAGAGAGGCTGTGTCCTATGGACTGTCAATGTTAGCTATCTGGGGTCTGCCTTGCCAGTTGCCACCCAACATCTGTGCATTCACCgctgggggagagaaggggagtcAAACAAATATGCCACATTATGGGGGTGAATCTGTCTGAAACTGGAAGCAATCCCACAGAGAAGAACGTGTCCTAAAAATAATATATTCCTGAACTCAGAACCAAGATacgtaaatcaaatcaaatgtatttataaagcccttcttacatcagctgatatctgtgctgtacagaaacccagcctaaaaccccaaacagcaagcaatgcagatgtagaagcacgaaGGAACTTAAGATATTCACGATTTGATGGATGAGGAATCTGACAAGCGTGCCTTTTAGCTTTTTATTGCATCAAGGATCAATGCAAGCTTTTATATTCAAACACCCATTTAATTAAGATCACTTCATTGCTCAATTACACACAAGGACTTACTGAAATTTGATTTCcacttttaacccaacccctccgaaagacatacagtaccaggcaaaagtttggacacagctactcattcaaggttattttatttttaccatttcctacattgtagaacaatagtgaagacatcaaactatgaaataacacatatggaatgtagtaactaaaaaagtgttaaacaaatcaaaatatattttatatttgagattcttcaaagtagccaccctttgccttgatgacagctctgcacactcttggcattctctcaatccagcttcatgaagtagtcacctggaatgcttttccaatggtcttgaaggagttcccacatgctgagcacttgttggctgcttttccttcactgcggtccaactcatcccaaaccatctcaattgggttgagatcgggtgattgttgaggccaggtcatctgatgcagcactccatcactcttcttattggtcaaatagcccttacacagcctggaggtgtgttttgggtcattgtcctgttgaaaaataaatgatcgtcccacaaagcgcaaaccagatgggatggtgtattgctgcagaatgttatggtagcaatgctggttaagtgtgccttgaattctaaataaatcactgatagtgTCCGCAGCagagcaccatcacaccacctacATGCTTCATAGTGGGAACCAcacgtggagatcatccattctcctgctctgcgtctcacaaagacacggtggttggaaccaaaaatctcaaatttggacttaaatttccaccggtctaatgtccgttgctcgtgtttcttggcccaagcaagtctttttttcttattggtgtcctgttagtagtggtttctttgcagcaatttgaccatgaaggactgattctgacaaggtctcctctgaacagttgatgtgtctgttacttgaactctgtgaagcaattatttgggctgcaatcggaagtgcagttaattgccgatttctgaggctggtaactctaatgaacttatcctctgcagtggaagtaactctgggtcttcctgtggcggtcctcatgagagccagtatcatagcgcttgatggtttttgcaactgcacttgaagaaactttcaaagttcttgaaattttccagatagactgaccttcatgtcttaaagtaatgttggactgtcatttctctttgcttatttgagctgttcttgccacaatatggacttggtcttttaccaaatatggctatcttctgtacaccacccctaccttgtcacaacacaactgattggctcaaatgcattaagaaggaaagaaatgcacaaattaacttttatcaaggcacaactgttaattgaaatgcattccagtgtGGTTACTTTTttagaatctgaaatataaaatatattttgatttgtttaacacttttttggttactacatgatttcatatatGTCCtagtttgtagaataatagtgaatacatccaatgtagaaaatagtaaaaaattaagaaaaacccttgaatgagtaggtgtggccaaacttttgactggtactgtacatatacaggTTTTGGAGAGGGGGCCTGTTCttgtggggggttaagtgccttgctgaagGGCACAACGGAtaggatttgataccagcaactGGTTGCTCCCCCTCACACACTTACACTGATTTAATGTGGCCCTCTGCTCTATTTCGTTAATTTTTTTTGCCTCTGCAGCGCCTTTGACCTTGCGATTCATgagtaggctgtgtgtgtgtgtgtgtgtgtgtgtgtgtgtgtgtgtgtgtggctggattGGGGTTGCGGGTGGACTACACGATGTGCAGTTTGCACTGGGCTGTGGGGAAAGAGATCCTGCTGTCCGATGGTACGTAATGGAATACTCCTTGTGAGAatggtgttgtgccgaaaatctccccGACAGAATTCTAGTTCTTCATTGCTGCAACTTgtttgctagttgagatttctgctcttcactccgttgtcagtttagcctacatttcactgatcttagtagcagaaagcatttttgtctgcagttttcgttttggctatttgtttcaagtgtatgtggtggttctagcttgtatggcgccCTGGGCGAACCCCCTTCAGCGCCCTGAGTGCGGGCGCCCCGTGCCGCCTCTGGCAAGATGTCGCCTGTACCTAAATCCGCTACTGATATGTATTAGTCTATGAATAAATCTCTGACAAAAatcgtcatctctcccatgtcttattcgactaatatttttgaaagtgtaaggataataattcagccatagttgttctgaaatgtttattgcttgccaacattttactctctcctctatgtttaatataacacacatacactcattattaatttcggttgcctatcctgacgtgaagtttgttcaAAAGAAAGTATTTTACTCTGATGTGTAccatagaaagtatttgactctagcaacaaaattaaggaaattaaaaGGGGGGTGGGTtctggcagggagagagagataattcaCAGGGAGTGCCAttaccacttttttttttaaagcaaacaCTTTATTTTCATATTAAAATCTCAGTCTATAGTCAAAATAATAGCTTAGCTTTGTGGTAGCTTGTCCATCAAAACATTTTACGTTGATAAATCTGTAAAGACTACTAACACAATTTTGCCATTTATGTTGACGTTTTTTGTCTCGTGTATATGACGCAATCGGCGGAGGGATAGCAGAAGCTTCAGGACAGTTAGAGCTAGGCAGCGAGAGAGAAGGGCTATACGTTGCTTGTGATAGAGTAGGGGACGTGGAAAGATTTCGTTATACGCATTTGCGACGAAAGCAAATGTAAACTTTGGGATAATACAGCTAGACGTTTGAGCTGCCATCACTTTACGACTTGGTGTTCTACAGTGGAATATAAAAATGTCGTCTCCAAGTCCGGGTAAAAGGCGAATGGATACTGACGTGGTGAAACTGTATCCTTTCAGAACATAAACAACATAAGAATTCAAGCTAGCTGCTAACGTTTTACACTAGTTAGCTAGCGATATTTTTTCGGTGGTTTTCCATCTTGCTACAGATGACTAGTAATGACAGCTGCTTGAAATGCATAGTTTGTATAATACATTAATAGCATTGATTATTGCTCACGTTTAATGGCAATAACGTTAACTATGTCTATtaaaaaaaagtgtatttctaatgctagctagctaacgttacagtagATAACTTggcttaggtagctagctaacgttaccttgaTGAATTGCATGCCACAGTTAGCTATGatgcctagctaacgttagctaattaaCCAGACCAGGCACAGAGACTGATAGAATGTGTTGCCAAGTTTGTTGATAATTACCTGCTTGTTAGCTTTAGCTATCTTGTTTTTAAACCATTTAAAATGTTGGAACAAGGAGTATAACGTTAATTCGTTTTTTCAAACCAGCCAGGTGTATAAACAAAGCTCAGTATTTTTGACGTGGTTACAGTAGCTAATAAGCccatataaaaaaatattgtcCGGCTAGCTAGCTATCGTTACACAAACGGACATCCTGTTGTTTTGCTCGAGttgacctagctagctatcttaaCTTACCTAGTGGAAAATGCATTATGAACCGAAATGACGAACATTGATTAAGACTCAAGCCTGCGGTCATGAAGGCTATTAGCTAAAGCACTTTTTATCCCATTTTCAGCTTGACTTATCACCTTTGTTTACATAACGCTACGACATAAACTGCTTTATTTCGACCATCACTGAGTCTCGAAGGCAAACTTAACGCGAGCCCTATCTGAGATTTGGTCCTCTTCGAAGTATAGCTAGCTATTTTGTTATTTAATATTAAACTATGAATAACTTATCTATCACGAAAATACCAATCTGTTTATTTGATTAGCTGTTAAGTATGCTTTGCTAGGTAGGCAGAAATATTGGATTTGTATCTATCATAACATGGCTGCATTGCGGAATAGAATAGTTTGCAGAAAAGGTTATTCTCATATTTCGATAACCACTAAAGAACCATTGGCTAGAGAACTACGGCTTAACCATCTAGGATTGTGGGGCTTCATGGACCTGCGTTGTGCTGTCTATTTCTTTACTTTTGCATTCAACAACAACTCGAGAGTTCCCATTTTGTTATACAGTAGATCCCTTTCTGCCTTTATACATCTACAAAGAAAAGAACAAAGGCAACAGGACTCCCATTTACAAAACTGTTTTTTAAAGTTCATTTTCGTTGTATATGCCAAAGTGCAGTGCAAAGTTATTGAAAATATTCTAGGCCTATTGAAGTTCCCTGCAAGATTCAGGAGGGGGGAGAACAAGTTTTGTTTTTGTCCCCAGTGTGCCCTGCAGTGGAAGGGAGTTTAATGATTGGGTAGGTCTGTTACTACCCGGAAACCAGTAGAGGGTGGGACTAGGAACAGCTGATTGAGTGACCTCAGTTCTTGTTCAAATATGGGGTAGGAGGAGGGGGTTGGAGAAAACCACAAATAAGACTAAGCCCTTCCTCCGCTGAGAGTCACAAAAACAAGTGCTGCAGGGGAAAAGTTGTTGAACAAAGgcattttttttcttgttttgagTAGGGTGAAAATGCTTCTTTGTCATTACTTGCTGCTGAACCTTTTGCAGCTCTAGTTAAGCTTTTAGCCTACTTGTGCTTTTTTATTTTGTCATTGGGTGTAGTTGCCAGAGTTAAATGTGGATAGTGGTCACTTCTATCGTTAGGCCTACTTTGCCGTTTTCTAACTAAATCCTCATTGAGTTCCATAGTTTTGAGTCATGCTGAATTCTGCCTGCCTGTTACTCACTGGCTTATTTATTGTGCCGTCCTCCTTAAGGCATTTGTATAAGTGCTCCTTGCTAGCAACCGCATTTGTTTCAGCTAGTTTTCGCCTCTTGTCTGTAGCCTGCATGAAAGCCATGACAGTGTATTGTGAGCACGCACGAGTGTAGCGCTGTGAAGTGAACCCCAACTGTTCTCTGAAGATGTCACTGTGTCTGTGACGGGTCAGAGCAGGTTTACTCTTACTGGAAGCCACCTGCACAATCACATACAAGGACCTGTGTGTGGGGCATATGTTCAAGAAAAAAAGCTATTTGTGTGCATGCATGGCACGCTTGTGCGGTCCTCCATCTACGCTTGAGTTGTCCTTGTTTGTGTATTAGCGGGGTTGGGGTCAGCGAAACTGCGCAGCTGTTTTGTGTGGAGTGTGTCCCTGCAGTAGGAAGCACAGCACAGTCCTCTGTGCTCCAGATCACCACAGCCTCCCCCATGTAACCAAAACCTAAAACTAACACCAGCTTTGGAGAGGGACTTTTTATGGGGCTGACCGACACCGAGAACAAACCACAGGCTTAATTTGCTGCGGCACAAGAGAGCTTAAAAATCTGGAGCAAGCTCAATAGGGACGTCATGTCAGAATGGCCTGGTCATGTAGCATAGGGTTTGAAACTCTTCCTAAGACAGAAAACAAAATGGGGATCTGCCTGTGACGTTGGCACCTACCTCCATAACATGGAATAGGTCAGGTCTGTCCTTCAGATTGAATGAAACAGTCCCAGTAGAGGTATGGAATGTCTTGTTACACTTCATGCTGCTGTAGGCACACTCCCTCTTCTGTCTCCATCTCTTCTGTTTTTCTCTtctgtctccccctctttctctcctttccctctttcCGTCTCCCTCTTGATCACTCACACCACATCAACGCTTGCTGTCTGAGTGGCAATGGATCTTGCATCAGTAATCCCTGCAACATGAAATACCTATAATCTACTACATAAATCCACTTCTATCTACTGTTATATGGGACTGTTATAGCTAAGTTACACTGACTGCTTGAATATTTCCAGTTAATTGGTGACATACTGTACTGGTTGACCGGTATTTTTCTTTCTCAGCATCTCGTGTAGTGGGAAAAAGCCTAACCCTGTGTCCTCACTCCTCTTTCACCTGCCTGGGCAGTACTTCACTGGATGGGCATCTTTTCAACAACATGTAGGCTTTGCATTGATCTGTGAAGGTGCACTTGTGTAGGAAGTGGTGCTCGTGAGGACCTGAGAGAGTCTCATTATTCTGTAATTTACCCTGGCTGTTGAACTGGAAGCCCCCAGGACTTCACAACCAACTGAGTACAATGGGCTATTATCTATAGCACTGTCGCTATACGGAATGACTACAAACTATGGTTTAAAAGACTTGGAGAGAGTTGAACAAAGTTTCCTCTTGTTCTTAAACACATGGACAAAAATATGTGAGCCATTTTTATATTTGAAGGTAGACACTTAGTATTGAGAATAGGTGTAGCCTACACTTAGCTTAGTATTCCAAAGGTACAGTAGACTTAACCCTAAGCACTGAAAGGGtagagctgcagctttcaaggtgcgggactctaacccggaagcttacaagaaatcctgctatgccctgcgacgaaccatcaaacaggcaaagtgtcaatacagggtTAAGATTGattcatactacaccggctccgacgctcgtcttatgtggcagggcttgcaaactattacagactacaaagggaagcacagccgcgagctgcccagtgacacgagcctaccaggcgagctaaacttcttctatgctcacttcgaggcaagctacactgaggcatgcatgatagcatcagctgttccggatgactttgtgatcacgctctccgtagccgacatgagtaagacctttaaacaggtcaacatacacaaggctgcagggccagacagattaccaggacgtgtgctccgggcatgtgctgaccaactggcaggtgtcttcactgacattttcaacatgtccctgattgagtctgtaataccaacatgtttcaagcagaccaccatagtccctgtgcccaagaacacaaaggcaacctgcctaaatgactacagacccgtagcactcacgtccatagtcatgaagtgctttgaaaggttggtaatggctcacatcaacaccattatcccagaaaccactccaatttgcataccgcacaaacagatccacagatgatgcaatctctattgcactccaaactgccctttcccacctggacaaaaggaacacttatgtgagaatgttattcattgactacagctcagcgttcaacaccatagtaccctcaaagctcatcactaagctaaggatcctgggactaaacacctccctctgcaactggatcctggacttcctgacgggccgcccccaggtgatgagggtagg
This DNA window, taken from Salvelinus namaycush isolate Seneca chromosome 38, SaNama_1.0, whole genome shotgun sequence, encodes the following:
- the LOC120032254 gene encoding nuclear-interacting partner of ALK-like isoform X1, which encodes MATLGSRGNRLDNSPNRQLKSVLATPEKVRELLNAGVLSDENRSTGVQGELDKVAPNGNSQVPCEASNKEAFFTRVESYSCLRWAGKPRTLSPLKCASYGWINVGCDMLKCSSCQAFLCASLQPTLDYQKYDSRIAEITRQLQTQHEKFCPWPDFPCPDRFWLVPANEPSVLLSAFLERFHTTCLLEQQLPAMKPEQLKTMSLTEDVISILLQLIEEEQKKQGRSPLKSTSEALAVQVAACIVALCGWTGRFVSTFSSCCFCSSALHAMSLPLLTCSFCMRKVGLWNFHQMEGTGKEVEGDAPKSPTTPTSSTPLPAPEAQGDRKTPTSPSPSPTPYRRGLRSQDKTRGSEQPVGSLSPMVVRTRSRDSPSPSEEQPSPLPRGKRPMTGGRGQGEGTGSEGTASGGSSPQRNPKRMCLSSASSPEGPLHRSVFDPLAQHRDWCPWVNVGKENTQPTGGVPLLGQEGEHQQGWKAALTLLLPMKKCFSPNKAASPLQGPHDKSKRVFAIFRQWQVSSPSQ
- the LOC120032254 gene encoding nuclear-interacting partner of ALK-like isoform X2, with amino-acid sequence MATLGSRGNRLDNSPNRQLKSVLATPEKVRELLNAGVLSDENRSTGVQGELDKVAPNGNSQVPCEASNKEAFFTRVESYSCLRWAGKPRTLSPLKCASYGWINVGCDMLKCSSCQAFLCASLQPTLDYQKYDSRIAEITRQLQTQHEKFCPWPDFPCPDRFWLVPANEPSVLLSAFLERFHTTCLLEQQLPAMKPEQLKTMSLTEDVISILLQLIEEEQKKQGRSPLKSTSEALAVQVAACIVALCGWTGSSALHAMSLPLLTCSFCMRKVGLWNFHQMEGTGKEVEGDAPKSPTTPTSSTPLPAPEAQGDRKTPTSPSPSPTPYRRGLRSQDKTRGSEQPVGSLSPMVVRTRSRDSPSPSEEQPSPLPRGKRPMTGGRGQGEGTGSEGTASGGSSPQRNPKRMCLSSASSPEGPLHRSVFDPLAQHRDWCPWVNVGKENTQPTGGVPLLGQEGEHQQGWKAALTLLLPMKKCFSPNKAASPLQGPHDKSKRVFAIFRQWQVSSPSQ